The following coding sequences lie in one Fusarium poae strain DAOMC 252244 chromosome 1, whole genome shotgun sequence genomic window:
- a CDS encoding hypothetical protein (TransMembrane:1 (o1172-1192i)~BUSCO:1605at5125) translates to MAGGAKKKKKPAANPARGFATTSVASKPRPEVTEPEPKPAVAKGQDAPPSTQKDAPPSSSTADNATATADSQEATLSPEEFERHLEESELQILVEKHAAKTKKDALRQRNRLDTDRRLFRSQADSINSFKWLPQDLMDHILDLIQAENRFTASSLSSSDNTGAGKMLPEEEMIIRIWTLQQTLTAIEFPNERVAAVIRYILDIAPNVSTTNRESIWGLEEALDWLARECRIEELPSYEPKSKPMLKSTTDTPQDSPVPSRSSTPRHADPRNGRKNKSSGPKSRPVKNSFPDKKMLVACDSDIEPDDLVSKYLESKAKLLEYERGQPRDLLISENDEQLAVAKLEAKIRKIESDVLFDKYEADQQWRVQRVDLERQLAAAKHNRQDQAGENLTVEGEPELEMTDVGDISNEAERIAAEILAEASDEDNDIGGLFASLPQNEVDARTGESRTVVNSADGNQIVIRDFGKSTGISPRRALEEACRSRDSMARISYTVVSDASFANRHSVDIIWTKPQDLPPPAVSSEVEVIADHFRFTFTMTSIATPDPKQSESYISTAALFYTFSGNTKDEKVAIRLPHVWKDIWAELAEARKAQIDEQDREVMRGLRALVRERHDQELEDGVIIQGAFRGRGNKQVTDSGDDGNHDRSRQNTTNGEYYQKIWADKSNTRKFQTMLQSRMQLPMWHFREQVLEAVDGNQVVIVCGETGCGKSTQVPSFLLEHQLSQGRPCKVYCTEPRRISAISLARRVSEELGENRNDLGTNRSLVGYSIRLEANTSRETRLVYATTGIVMRMLEGSNDLQEMTHLVLDEVHERTIDSDFLLIVLKKLLVRRKDLKVVLMSATVDADRFSSYLGGAPVLNVPGRTFPVQVKYLEDAIELTGYTPADSEPDKMVDLDDDPIESEGESTKSDISKSLASYSPRTRSTLSQIDEYRIEFDLIVQLIAHIATNDQLQDFSKAILVFLPGIAEIRTLNDMLLGDPRFAKDWLVYPLHSTIATEDQESAFLVPPSGVRKIVLATNIAETGITIPDVTCVIDTGKHREMRFDERRQLSRLIDTFISRANAKQRRGRAGRVQEGLCFHMFTKFRHDQLMSDQQTPEMLRLSLQDLAIRVKICKIGGIEETLGDALDPPSAKNIRRAVDALVDVRALTQAEELTPLGHQLARLPLDVFLGKLILYGVIFKCLDMAITAAAILSSKSPFSAPFGQRTQADNARMAFRRGDSDLLTIYNAYLAWKRVCQSTGGGGKEFQFCRKNFLSQQTLANIEDLKGQLLTSLADSGFLSLTEEERRALSRARFSGGRGRKQQQFYDIPRRVNLNSDNDVVSASIIAWSFYPKILVRDAPGSKGLRNIGTNQSISLHPSSVNRGRLDLRWLSYYHIMQSRAVYHAHEATAVEAFAIALLCGDVRCDMYSGVIILDGNRGRFAVPDWKTMLVMKVLRTRLRELLTRSFKQPGKLPTAQQEKWLDVWQRIFTQDFGQDRSTGMTIKA, encoded by the exons ATGGCTGGCGGcgcgaagaagaaaaagaagcccGCTGCCAATCCAGCTCGGGGCTTCGCCACTACTTCGGTCGCTTCCAAGCCCAGGCCAGAAGTCACCGAGCCCGAACCAAAGCCTGCAGTCGCCAAGGGCCAAGATGCCCCTCCATCAACACAGAAAGATGCCCCTCCATCCTCGTCTACAGCTGACAATGCGACTGCCACCGCCGACAGCCAGGAGGCGACTCTGAGCCCCGAAGAATTCGAAAGACACTTGGAGGAATCTGAGTTACAAATCCTTGTTGAAAAGCATGCCGCGAAAACGAAGAAGGATGCCTTACGCCAACGGAACAGGCTCGATACCGATCGCCGGCTCTTTCGTAGCCAAGCCGACTCTATCAATAGCTTCAAATGGTTGCCTCAGGATTTGATGGATCATATTCTTGATTTGATTCAAGCTGAAAATCGGTTCACAGCTTCGAGTTTGTCGTCGTCCGACAACACTGGCGCTGGTAAGATGCTCCCTGAGGAAGAAATGATCATTCGCATCTGGACCTTACAGCAAACCTTGACTGCGATCGAATTTCCAAATGAGCGTGTCGCCGCCGTCATACGCTACATCTTGGACATAGCTCCAAATGTCTCAACCACGAACAGAGAATCAATTTGGGGACTCGAAGAAGCACTCGACTGGCTGGCCCGAGAATGCAGAATTGAGGAACTACCTAGCTACGAACCCAAGTCAAAGCCCATGCTCAAGAGCACTACCG ACACTCCCCAGGACAGCCCAGTACCAAGTCGCTCAAGTACCCCTCGCCATGCTGATCCGCGAAATGGGCGCAAGAATAAATCTTCTGGGCCCAAAAGCCGGCCAGTTAAAAACTCTTTTCCAGACAAAAAGATGCTGGTAGCTTGTGATAGCGATATAGAACCAGATGACCTTGTTTCGAAATACTTGGAGAGCAAAGCGAAACTATTGGAGTATGAGCGTGGGCAACCCAGGGACTTGCTAATCAGTGAAAATGACGAGCAGCTTGCTGTTGCCAAGCTTGAGGCCAAGATTAGAAAGATCGAGTCGGATGTGCTCTTCGACAAGTACGAGGCAGACCAGCAATGGAGAGTCCAGAGAGTTGATCTAGAAAGGCAGCTAGCTGCTGCAAAGCATAATAGGCAAGATCAGGCTGGAGAGAACTTGACCGTGGAAGGGGAGCCCGAACTGGAAATGACTGATGTCGGTGATATCAGTAACGAGGCCGAACGGATCGCTGCCGAAATATTGGCTGAAGCTAGCGATGAAGATAATGACATTGGAGGGCTGTTCGCATCTCTGCCACAAAACGAAGTCGACGCACGCACAGGTGAAAGCCGTACTGTTGTTAATTCAGCAGACGGCAATCAAATCGTGATCCGTGACTTTGGCAAATCAACGGGCATCAGTCCTCGTCGAGCTCTCGAAGAAGCGTGTCGCTCAAG gGATTCAATGGCAAGAATTTCATATACTGTCGTGTCAGATGCCTCGTTTGCGAACCGACATTCTGTAGATATCATCTGGACGAAACCTCAAGACTTACCACCGCCAGCAGTTTCGTCAGAAGTTGAAGTCATAGCGGACCATTTCCGATTCACATTCACCATGACCAGCATAGCCACACCAGATCCGAAGCAGTCGGAATCCTATATCTCTACCGCAGCTTTGTTTTACACATTCAGTGGTAACACCAAGGACGAGAAGGTTGCTATCAGACTTCCCCATGTATGGAAAGATATTTGGGCAGAGCTTGCCGAAGCTAGGAAGGCACAAATAGACGAACAAGACAGAGAAGTGATGAGGGGCTTAAGAGCCCTAGTTCGTGAGCGTCACGACCAAGAGCTCGAAGATGGTGTCATAATTCAAGGGGCATTCCGAGGACGGGGTAACAAACAGGTCACAGACTCAGGCGATGATGGCAACCACGATCGCTCAAGGCAAAATACCACAAATGGCGAGTATTATCAGAAGATCTGGGCAGACAAATCTAACACCCGCAAATTCCAAACAATGCTG CAATCCCGAATGCAATTGCCCATGTGGCACTTTAGAGAGCAAGTATTGGAGGCTGTCGATGGAAATCAGGTTGTAATTGTCTGTGGTGAGACTGGATG TGGCAAGAGCACTCAGGTTCCTTCTTTCCTACTAGAGCATCAGCTCTCTCAAGGAAGACCTTGTAAGGTTTACTGCACAGAACCCCGACGAATCTCTGCCATCTCTCTTGCTCGGCGCGTCAGCGAGGAGCTCGGCGAGAACAGAAATGATCTTGGAACCAACAGATCGCTGGTGGGTTACTCTATCCGATTAGAAGCCAACACATCAAGAGAGACAAGGCTGGTATATGCAACCACCGGTATCGTCATGCGGATGCTTGAAGGGTCCAACGATCTCCAAGAAATGACACACTTGGTGCTGGACGAAGTGCATGAACGGACAATTGACAGTGACTTTCTCCTCATCGTCCTGAAAAAGCTACTTGTCAGACGCAAAGACTTGAAAGTCGTTCTCATGTCTGCCACAGTCGATGCAGATCGCTTCTCCTCTTACCTTGGTGGTGCACCAGTCCTCAACGTTCCTGGGCGGACGTTTCCTGTCCAAGTCAAATATCTCGAGGATGCCATCGAGCTTACTGGATATACGCCTGCAGACTCGGAGCCCGATAAAATGGTGGATCTGGATGACGACCCCATCGAAAGTGAGGGAGAGAGCACAAAGAGCGATATCTCAAAGAGTCTAGCAAGTTATTCACCGAGAACTAGATCAACCCTGTCTCAGATTGATGAATATCGGATCGAATTCGACCTAATTGTCCAGCTCATAGCCCACATCGCCACAAACGACCAACTCCAAGATTTCAGCAAAGCCATTCTTGTCTTCCTGCCAGGTATTGCCGAAATCCGTACGCTGAATGacatgcttcttggagaccCCAGGTTCGCTAAAGACTGGCTTGTCTATCCTTTGCATTCCACAATCGCAACCGAGGATCAAGAGTCAGCATTCTTGGTCCCGCCGTCAGGAGTCCGCAAGATTGTCCTTGCTACCAACATCGCCGAGACTGGAATTACTATCCCTGATGTTACTTGTGTCATTGACACTGGTAAGCATCGGGAGATGCGATTTGATGAAAGACGTCAGCTTTCGAGACTGATCGATACATTTATTTCTCGAGCGAATGCAAAGCAAAGGCGAGGCCGAGCTGGCCGTGTGCAAGAAGGTCTATGCTTTCATATGTTTACTAAATTCCGCCATGATCAACTGATGAGCGATCAACAGACGCCTGAAATGCTCCGTCTTTCACTACAAGATTTGGCCATTCGTGTCAAGATCTGCAAAATTGGAGGAATAGAGGAGACCTTGGGCGACGCCCTCGATCCACCCTCAGCCAAGAATATTCGGCGAGCGGTTGACGCGCTTGTGGACGTTCGAGCACTGACTCAAGCAGAGGAACTGACACCGCTTGGGCATCAACTCGCCAGGCTGCCCTTGGACGTGTTCCTGGGCAAGCTGATCTTGTATGGTGTGATTTTCAAATGTTTGGACATGGCCATCACCGCTGCCGCTATTCTGTCTTCCAAATCGCCCTTCTCAGCGCCCTTTGGCCAACGTACCCAAGCAGACAATGCGCGAATGGCTTTCCGTCGTGGAGACTCTGACCTTCTTACTATATACAACGCCTACCTAGCATGGAAGCGGGTATGTCAGTCTACAGGTGGTGGCGGGAAGGAATTCCAATTTTGCCGCAAGAATTTCTTGAGTCAACAAACTCTTGCCAATATTGAGGATCTCAAGGGACAGCTCCTCACTTCCTTGGCAGACTCGGGATTCCTTTCTTTGACCGAAGAAGAAAGGCGAGCGCTATCCCGTGCCCGATTTTCTGGTGGGCGAGGAagaaagcagcagcagttctACGACATTCCCCGAAGAGTAAACCTCAATAGCGACAACGATGTGGTTTCCGCGTCAATTATAGCTTGGAGCTTCTATCCCAAGATCCTAGTGAGAGATGCGCCGGGATCAAAGGGCCTGAGGAACATTGGTACAAACCAATCGATTAGCCTCCATCCGTCATCCGTCAATCGAGGTCGTCTTGATCTTCGGTGGCTGTCGTACTATCATATCATGCAATCCAGAGC AGTATATCACGCCCACGAGGCCACAGCCGTGGAAGCATTTGCCATCGCTCTTTTGTGCGGCGATGTAAGATGTGAC ATGTACTCTGGAGTAATTATCCTCGATGGAAATCGGGGACGTTTTGCAGTTCCAGATTGGAAGACGATGTTGGTTATGAAAGTCCTTCGAACACGTCTACGTGAACTGTTGACACGGTCTTTCAAACAACCAGGCAAGTTGCCTACCGCCCAACAAGAGAAGTGGCTGGATGTATGGCAGAGGATCTTCACACAAGATTTTGGACAAGATAGATCTACGGGAATGACGATTAAGGCATGA
- a CDS encoding hypothetical protein (BUSCO:6208at5125), which yields MANPVGEENWLAYLEEIVRNATDLEQRVNAVEHHKRAVGCEPGSLRIWLAYCNYFWSLWDATQIATGEGWTDEERMLGRELFSLSAALELWKQGYEAICYRLGDSHLLWDRWISLEMELLAKTRTPDGIKRITHLYRNRLLLTPHLTWEETSQKFSTFLTEYNPSAYEDSMKDIVTNAQETKRLIAARDPYEADLKKAAEANDVEAQKAVFNTYLEWEMLQSKRSNDSPEIGIDLCRGLYARALTGALATDQNTWYEYVVFLSSSNTKLQEPSSLLDVLRRAVQHCPWSGLLWNRYIMCAEEARLPFGEVESIKHAATSEDQLLKDGMEGMIEMYVAWCGFLKRNAMDATASDEAVDVADVGLGAALEDVSVVGQRLYGKDFQGDPKFRLERIYIQYLTEKKGKVDEARAQWNKLASMQIHADNHDFWFRFYMWEMLIFSSTGGQDNRSPTPSSGGGTYRIPTLATAVLARAVARRTIDWPEKVLEVYMQHCNDYEMPLPLRKAADRVHKTCKEVKRRREREEQEKAAAYAAYYTVPEPEEQAVPLSPGGSKRKRDVEPESTDGVESSNKRQKNGSNGVGPDSTPATQPPKRDRENATIIVSGLPVDVTQTKVRQYFKDYGHINNVTALVHDEKTDSSTALIEFSSSEEAQSALLKDGKYMNQSRLTVKSGHDLTVYVTNYPPAADQNYIRDLFRDCGEILSIRWPSLKVNAHRRFCYVSFRHQEASAKAVELDGTLLEKSFKLVAKYSDPGHKKAREGALAEGREIHISNLDRSTSETELKDVFSKYGNITRVNIPTTLTGKYKGFAFIDFATKEEAAKAVAEMNNTKFRSQILAVALSKESKNKPAAKTIVTDNARGSPAPSSHDVDGDQAMQDAPVEAQGKPTAAEISAKTIALMGLPDTVNDARILSLVEPFGAIVKMTVKPGNGGAEIEFVDAAMAGKASLQLNSMEFEGHKLRTGTPDELRKAKAEFTPDRIITGRKNKVQEHKSNVSGASSNMFIPSATAVRRPVLGKPGPRRGLGFKPSSAKSTQNGESDTSVKKSNADFKAMFLASGGGEEIKEDKGKAKEN from the coding sequence ATGGCGAACCCAGTGGGCGAAGAAAACTGGCTCGCCTACCTCGAAGAGATCGTCCGCAACGCTACAGACCTCGAACAGCGAGTCAATGCTGTTGAACACCACAAACGCGCCGTCGGCTGTGAGCCTGGCAGCCTGCGCATCTGGCTCGCCTACTGCAACTACTTTTGGTCTCTGTGGGATGCTACTCAGATCGCTACCGGAGAAGGATGGACTGACGAGGAGCGCATGCTCGGTCGTGAACTGTTCTCGTTGAGCGCCGCTCTTGAACTGTGGAAGCAAGGATACGAGGCCATTTGCTATCGTCTTGGCGATAGCCACTTGCTTTGGGATCGCTGGATATCACTCGAGATGGAGTTGCTAGCCAAAACTAGAACGCCCGATGGCATAAAGCGCATCACTCATCTCTACCGCAATCGACTGCTACTAACACCGCACCTCACCTGGGAAGAGACTTCCCAGAAGTTTTCCACTTTCCTCACAGAATACAACCCCTCTGCCTATGAAGATTCCATGAAGGACATCGTCACTAACGCCCAGGAGACGAAACGATTGATTGCAGCGCGCGACCCATACGAGGCTGATTTGAAAAAAGCAGCAGAAGCCAACGATGTCGAAGCCCAAAAGGCTGTCTTCAACACGTATCTCGAATGGGAAATGCTTCAGAGTAAGCGCAGCAACGACAGCCCTGAAATTGGAATTGACCTATGCCGCGGACTTTATGCTCGCGCTCTCACCGGGGCCCTCGCTACCGACCAAAACACCTGGTACGAATACGTTGTCTTCCTTTCTTCGTCCAACACCAAGCTCCAGGAGCCAAGCAGCCTCCTTGACGTGCTTCGAAGAGCCGTTCAACATTGTCCATGGTCTGGTCTTCTTTGGAACCGATACATCATGTGTGCCGAAGAGGCCAGGCTTCCTTTTGGTGAGGTCGAATCTATCAAACATGCTGCAACAAGTGAAGATCAGTTGCTCAAGGATGGAATGGAAGGCATGATCGAGATGTACGTGGCGTGGTGCGGTTTTTTGAAACGCAATGCCATGGATGCTACTGCATCTGACGAAGCTGTTGATGTTGCCGATGTTGGTCTCGGCGCAGCCCTCGAGGATGTGTCAGTTGTCGGGCAGCGACTTTACGGTAAAGATTTTCAAGGCGACCCTAAATTTCGACTGGAGCGTATATACATCCAATACCTCACcgaaaagaagggcaaggttgATGAGGCCAGGGCCCAGTGGAACAAGTTGGCCTCCATGCAAATTCATGCCGACAACCACGACTTCTGGTTCCGCTTTTACATGTGGGAAATGCTCATTTTTTCATCCACCGGCGGACAAGACAACAGAAGTCCCACGCCTTCGTCTGGGGGTGGTACTTACCGGATACCAACATTGGCGACAGCAGTTCTCGCCCGTGCCGTTGCTCGTAGGACAATTGACTGGCCTGAGAAGGTGTTGGAGGTCTATATGCAACATTGCAACGATTATGAAATGCCTCTGCCTTTGCGAAAGGCTGCTGATCGAGTGCACAAGACTTGTAAGGAAGTCAAAAGGCGCAGAGAGcgggaagaacaagagaaagCGGCAGCCTATGCTGCCTATTACACTGTTCCTGAACCTGAAGAGCAGGCAGTCCCATTATCTCCAGGAGGCTCCAAGCGGAAAAGGGACGTCGAACCGGAATCCACCGATGGAGTTGAGAGCAGCAACAAACGCCAAAAGAATGGCTCCAATGGGGTAGGGCCTGATTCTACCCCTGCGACACAACCTCCGAAAAGGGATAGGGAGAATGCCACCATAATTGTCTCGGGTCTCCCTGTCGACGTTACACAAACCAAGGTCCGGCAATACTTCAAAGACTACGGTCATATTAACAATGTTACGGCATTGGTGCACGACGAGAAAACCGATTCCTCAACAGCGCTCATTGAATTCAGTTCATCCGAGGAAGCCCAGTCCGCCTTGCTAAAAGACGGCAAATATATGAACCAGTCACGGCTGACCGTCAAATCAGGTCACGATCTGACTGTATATGTCACAAATTACCCCCCTGCTGCGGATCAAAACTACATCCGTGATCTTTTCAGAGATTGTGGTGAGATCCTCAGTATACGGTGGCCGAGCCTGAAGGTCAACGCCCATCGAAGGTTCTGCTACGTTTCGTTCCGACACCAAGAGGCATCAGCAAAGGCCGTGGAGCTGGATGGTACACTCCTTGAAAAGAGCTTCAAACTCGTTGCCAAGTATTCCGACCCAGGACACAAAAAAGCTCGAGAGGGCGCTCTTGCAGAAGGTCGAGAAATTCACATTAGCAATCTGGATCGATCAACAAGCGAGACAGAGCTGAAAGATGTTTTTTCCAAGTATGGCAATATTACACGGGTCAACATCCCTACAACTCTGACTGGAAAGTACAAAGGATTTGCCTTTATTGACTTTGCAACTAAAGAAGAGGCTGCGAAAGCTGTGGCAGAAATGAACAATACCAAGTTCAGAAGCCAGATTCTCGCAGTCGCTCTCTCTAAAGAGTCCAAGAACAAGCCAGCAGCCAAGACTATTGTTACTGACAATGCCAGAGGTTCGCCAGCACCCTCATCTCACGATGTCGACGGCGACCAAGCTATGCAGGATGCGCCCGTAGAGGCCCAGGGCAAACCGACTGCAGCAGAAATTTCGGCCAAAACCATCGCCCTGATGGGTCTTCCTGATACTGTAAACGATGCACGAATTCTGTCGCTCGTCGAACCTTTCGGTGCTATAGTCAAAATGACGGTGAAGCCCGGGAATGGCGGGGCCGAGATCGAGTTTGTCGACGCAGCCATGGCAGGCAAGGCCAGTCTACAACTAAATAGCATGGAGTTTGAAGGCCATAAGCTCCGTACAGGCACGCCTGATGAACTCCGAAAAGCGAAAGCAGAATTTACCCCCGACCGTATTATCACCGGTAGAAAGAACAAGGTTCAGGAGCACAAGTCAAATGTTTCCGGAGCTTCGTCCAACATGTTCATACCCTCTGCAACCGCCGTACGTCGCCCAGTATTGGGGAAGCCTGGTCCACGTCGTGGTCTTGGTTTCAAGCCCAGTAGCGCTAAGTCTACACAGAACGGCGAATCTGACACATCAGTCAAAAAGAGCAATGCTGACTTCAAGGCCATGTTCCTTGCCAGTGGAGGGGGtgaagagatcaaggaagacaaaggaaaggccaaggagaaCTGA